In one Halorubrum sp. CBA1229 genomic region, the following are encoded:
- a CDS encoding DUF5787 family protein, protein MEFRFELALCAALESTDRVVARQLGAGVTNPGGRIVDVCVLAPGPGFDRRAAIAPERIPDPAIEAAVGPGEAVSVADAFDLPPDRAAAVVERAVEVGYLERERRDGRPVVRATARYPDDWVGSLTAIENKPDLGTPGDLAAQLRYDVALGLFDEVVLATASYVTRAHLNRIPDPVGVWRFDPETGEREVVRAPDPLDPDAPGVEIREERSLRTDVALADPDALARKRRRIAERAYGKGWRPSPPGCAHATGTADGRPYCERFDRVVDPGRDCGAGCDAYDPADPPAVDRDGLRDGRTAWVADPDGDGPRRQAGLSRFL, encoded by the coding sequence ATGGAGTTCCGGTTCGAGCTGGCCCTGTGCGCCGCGCTCGAATCCACGGACCGAGTCGTCGCCCGCCAGCTCGGCGCCGGCGTGACGAACCCCGGCGGCCGGATCGTCGACGTCTGCGTGCTGGCGCCCGGTCCGGGGTTCGACCGGCGGGCGGCGATCGCCCCCGAGCGGATCCCGGACCCCGCGATCGAGGCGGCCGTCGGGCCGGGCGAGGCGGTCTCCGTCGCCGACGCGTTCGACCTCCCGCCGGACCGGGCGGCCGCGGTCGTCGAGCGCGCGGTCGAGGTCGGCTACCTCGAACGCGAGCGCCGCGACGGCCGGCCGGTCGTGCGCGCGACCGCCCGGTACCCCGACGACTGGGTCGGCTCGCTCACCGCTATCGAGAACAAGCCCGACCTCGGGACGCCGGGCGACTTGGCGGCCCAGCTGCGGTACGACGTCGCGCTCGGCCTGTTCGACGAGGTCGTTCTCGCCACCGCCTCCTACGTCACCCGCGCGCACCTCAACCGGATCCCCGACCCGGTCGGTGTCTGGCGGTTCGACCCCGAGACGGGCGAGCGAGAGGTGGTCCGGGCGCCCGACCCGCTCGACCCCGACGCGCCCGGCGTCGAGATCCGCGAGGAGCGGTCGCTCCGGACCGACGTGGCGCTCGCCGACCCGGACGCGTTGGCCCGCAAGCGGCGCCGGATCGCGGAGCGCGCGTACGGGAAGGGGTGGCGGCCGTCGCCCCCGGGGTGCGCGCACGCGACGGGGACCGCCGACGGCCGCCCGTACTGCGAGCGGTTCGACCGGGTGGTGGACCCGGGGCGCGACTGCGGCGCGGGCTGTGACGCGTACGACCCCGCCGACCCGCCCGCGGTCGACCGCGACGGGCTCCGCGACGGGCGAACCGCGTGGGTGGCCGACCCCGACGGCGACGGACCGCGTCGGCAGGCGGGGCTCTCGCGGTTCCTCTGA
- a CDS encoding NUDIX hydrolase — translation MSDDDERPSDEGDAPAADLRALPAFSDGRNHSLPGEPEWPVREVAVEYDPGWFVGGYDRVEQPDGSEKKYYWAELSPATVVVAVADGDVLFVEQYRPTVRNTQLELPAGIVERGESYTAAGARELAEETGFAPSSTSLLQEVWCSTGVLRHKRGYVFAEGLEPVGVDHDSNEFLSPRAVPIEEALEIAREPPTNDATLEGLLLADREGLL, via the coding sequence GTGAGCGACGACGATGAGCGACCGAGCGACGAGGGCGACGCCCCCGCGGCCGACCTCCGCGCCCTCCCGGCCTTTTCAGACGGCCGCAACCACTCGCTGCCGGGCGAGCCGGAGTGGCCGGTCAGGGAGGTCGCCGTCGAGTACGACCCCGGCTGGTTCGTCGGGGGGTACGACCGCGTCGAGCAGCCGGACGGGTCGGAGAAGAAGTACTACTGGGCCGAGCTGTCGCCCGCGACGGTCGTGGTCGCGGTCGCCGACGGCGACGTGCTGTTCGTCGAGCAGTACCGCCCGACGGTCCGGAACACACAGCTGGAGCTGCCCGCCGGAATCGTCGAGCGCGGCGAGTCGTACACCGCCGCCGGCGCGCGCGAACTCGCCGAGGAGACCGGCTTCGCGCCCTCGTCGACGTCGCTGTTACAGGAGGTGTGGTGCTCGACGGGCGTGCTCCGGCACAAGCGCGGGTACGTGTTCGCCGAGGGGCTCGAACCGGTCGGCGTCGACCACGACAGCAACGAGTTCCTCTCGCCGCGGGCGGTGCCGATCGAGGAGGCGCTGGAGATCGCCCGCGAGCCCCCGACGAACGACGCGACGCTGGAGGGGCTGCTGCTCGCCGACCGCGAGGGGCTGCTCTGA
- a CDS encoding NAD+ synthase, with translation MSQHSEQSVLLSDDPPLDLRLSESELEATRERVVSFIADVVDDAGADGAVLGLSGGIDSTLTAHLAVEALGEDGLHGITMPSAVNDPDVMSDAERVAHELGIEYDLVEIQPIAESFFDAFPEAADDRTAAGNVYVRTRAVLNYLVANAENRVVLGTGNRAEAMTGYFTKYGDQAVDCNPIGNLYKQQVRQLAAHVGVPRDLVMQEPTAGMWEGQTDAEELGLDYDVVDAILAVHVDGGLSRAATARELDVPAEAVDRVVELHERSAHKRSMPPAPER, from the coding sequence ATGAGCCAGCACTCGGAGCAGTCGGTGTTGCTGTCGGACGACCCGCCCCTCGACCTCCGGCTCTCGGAGTCGGAGCTGGAGGCGACCCGCGAGCGGGTCGTCTCGTTCATCGCGGACGTCGTCGACGACGCGGGCGCCGACGGGGCCGTCCTCGGCCTCTCGGGCGGGATCGACTCGACGCTGACCGCCCACCTCGCCGTCGAGGCGCTCGGCGAGGACGGCCTCCACGGGATCACGATGCCCTCGGCGGTGAACGACCCGGACGTGATGAGCGACGCCGAGCGCGTCGCCCACGAGCTCGGGATCGAGTACGACTTAGTGGAGATCCAGCCGATCGCGGAGTCCTTCTTCGACGCGTTCCCGGAGGCCGCGGACGACCGGACGGCGGCGGGGAACGTCTACGTCCGGACCCGCGCGGTCCTGAACTACCTCGTCGCCAACGCCGAGAACCGGGTGGTGCTGGGGACGGGGAACCGCGCGGAGGCGATGACCGGCTACTTCACCAAGTACGGCGACCAGGCGGTCGACTGCAACCCGATCGGGAACCTGTACAAACAGCAGGTCCGCCAGCTGGCCGCCCACGTCGGCGTCCCGCGGGATCTCGTGATGCAGGAGCCGACCGCGGGGATGTGGGAGGGGCAGACCGACGCCGAGGAGCTGGGCCTCGACTACGACGTCGTCGACGCGATCCTCGCGGTCCACGTCGACGGCGGGCTCTCACGGGCGGCGACGGCCCGCGAGCTCGACGTGCCCGCCGAGGCGGTCGACCGCGTCGTCGAGCTCCACGAGCGCAGCGCCCACAAGCGGTCGATGCCGCCGGCTCCGGAGCGGTAG
- a CDS encoding anthranilate phosphoribosyltransferase — protein sequence MAQATQEFGDWPLKRLMTEVCGSGHKSADDLTRAQATEAFERILADEPDPTTLGAFWLSNRWKRNTPEELGAYVDVMCERVEYAEPDADPVDCGANYDGKGRSAILGVAAGAVAAAAGTPVVVHSGDRVPTQKQDAYKHVLDELGVHTELTPADSADMVDETGFGFYYQPAFNPAIDDLFDRRDQMGVRTFVNTIETLANPAGASVHLGSFYHLAFAKKVVDTFVESEFHDLDRVLMFQGMEGYDDVRPGYTKVAEWDAAGGSEGAGKSEGDADETGSEGASFDDFEIETAEYGMDLEEEDLAVDDVAADSAAITEEVLAGERDGPFADAVAVNAALRIYAREDADSIEEGLEAAREAIDDGSAMAVLEELRAF from the coding sequence ATGGCTCAGGCGACTCAGGAGTTCGGCGACTGGCCCCTCAAACGGCTGATGACCGAGGTCTGCGGCTCCGGCCACAAGTCGGCCGACGACCTGACGCGCGCGCAGGCGACCGAGGCGTTCGAGCGCATCCTCGCGGACGAGCCCGACCCCACGACGCTGGGGGCGTTCTGGCTCTCGAACCGCTGGAAGCGGAACACGCCGGAGGAGCTCGGGGCGTACGTCGACGTGATGTGCGAGCGCGTCGAGTACGCCGAACCCGACGCCGACCCCGTCGACTGCGGCGCCAACTACGACGGGAAGGGGCGGTCCGCTATCCTCGGCGTCGCCGCGGGCGCCGTCGCAGCCGCCGCGGGCACGCCCGTCGTCGTCCACTCGGGCGACCGCGTTCCCACCCAGAAGCAGGACGCGTACAAGCACGTCCTCGACGAGCTCGGCGTCCACACCGAGCTGACGCCCGCCGACTCCGCCGACATGGTGGACGAGACCGGCTTCGGCTTCTACTACCAGCCCGCGTTCAACCCCGCGATCGACGACCTGTTCGACCGGCGCGACCAGATGGGGGTCCGGACGTTCGTCAACACCATCGAGACGCTGGCGAACCCCGCCGGCGCGTCGGTCCACCTCGGCTCCTTCTACCACCTCGCGTTCGCGAAGAAGGTGGTCGACACGTTCGTCGAGAGCGAGTTCCACGACCTCGACCGCGTCCTGATGTTCCAGGGGATGGAGGGGTACGACGACGTGCGGCCCGGCTACACCAAGGTCGCCGAGTGGGACGCGGCCGGCGGCAGCGAGGGCGCGGGGAAGAGCGAAGGTGACGCCGACGAGACCGGCAGCGAGGGCGCCTCCTTCGACGACTTCGAGATCGAGACCGCCGAGTACGGGATGGACCTCGAAGAGGAGGACCTCGCGGTCGACGACGTCGCCGCCGACTCCGCTGCGATCACCGAGGAGGTGCTGGCCGGGGAGCGCGACGGCCCCTTCGCCGACGCGGTCGCGGTCAACGCCGCGCTCCGGATCTACGCCCGCGAGGACGCCGACTCGATCGAGGAGGGGTTAGAGGCCGCCCGCGAGGCCATCGACGACGGCTCCGCGATGGCCGTGCTCGAGGAGCTGCGGGCGTTCTGA
- a CDS encoding Lrp/AsnC family transcriptional regulator: MSLDADWRADIDAVDAALIDEYQSGFPVEPRPFERVAREVSAEMGIDVDAGEMLDRVRDLRERGVFRRFGAVLNPPVIGSSTLAAVRAPEDRFDEVAEVINGYRQVNHNYRRDHEWNQWFVVTAGSREKRDAILAEIEERTGCEVLALPMLTDYYIDLEFPVVNADRFARESGEARSASDSASGERSDPRASETAVSATRISEDARGDLAPVEADLLLAIQDGFPLTATPYADVASGIGAPLDDVLAAVDRLLADGCIKRIGCVVNHVVTGFTNNCMVVWDVPDDELDERGEAVGSLPYVTLCYHRPRRPEQEWEYNLFTMIHGREAEAVDAKIDELAADHLPVSHERLYSTETLKQTGARYEDLVADGDE, from the coding sequence ATGAGTCTGGACGCCGACTGGCGGGCCGACATCGACGCGGTCGACGCCGCGCTCATCGACGAGTACCAGAGCGGCTTCCCCGTCGAACCGCGCCCGTTCGAGCGGGTCGCTCGCGAGGTCTCGGCCGAGATGGGCATCGACGTCGACGCCGGCGAGATGCTCGACCGCGTCCGCGACCTCCGGGAGCGCGGCGTGTTCCGGCGGTTCGGGGCGGTGCTCAACCCCCCGGTCATCGGCTCGTCGACGCTGGCGGCCGTGCGCGCGCCCGAGGACCGGTTCGACGAGGTCGCCGAGGTCATCAACGGCTACCGGCAGGTGAACCACAACTACCGCCGAGACCACGAGTGGAACCAGTGGTTCGTCGTCACCGCGGGCTCGCGCGAGAAGCGCGACGCGATCCTCGCGGAGATCGAGGAGCGGACCGGCTGCGAGGTGCTGGCGCTCCCGATGCTCACGGACTACTACATCGACCTGGAGTTCCCGGTGGTGAACGCCGACCGGTTCGCGAGGGAGTCGGGCGAGGCGCGGAGCGCCTCGGACTCCGCGAGCGGGGAGCGAAGCGACCCGCGAGCGTCCGAGACGGCGGTCTCCGCCACCCGCATCTCGGAAGACGCCCGCGGCGACCTCGCTCCCGTCGAAGCCGACCTCCTTCTGGCGATCCAGGACGGGTTCCCGCTGACGGCGACCCCCTACGCCGACGTGGCGAGCGGGATCGGCGCCCCCCTCGACGACGTCCTCGCGGCGGTCGATCGCCTGCTCGCCGACGGCTGTATCAAGCGCATCGGCTGCGTCGTCAACCACGTCGTCACCGGCTTCACGAACAACTGCATGGTCGTCTGGGACGTGCCCGACGACGAGCTCGACGAGCGCGGCGAGGCCGTCGGGAGCCTCCCGTACGTCACGCTGTGTTACCACCGCCCGCGCCGGCCGGAACAGGAGTGGGAGTACAACCTGTTCACGATGATCCACGGGCGGGAGGCCGAGGCGGTCGACGCGAAGATCGACGAGCTGGCGGCCGATCACCTCCCCGTTTCCCACGAGCGGCTCTACTCGACCGAGACGCTGAAACAGACCGGCGCGCGGTACGAGGACCTCGTCGCCGACGGCGACGAGTAG
- a CDS encoding bacteriorhodopsin — translation MLVDTTIWAWLGVLAMGAGTIPPLWNWFTGSSSGESHARYYATLAGVTGVAALAYLAMALGFGTVATPGGDLPVARYLDWLITTPLLLLYLGLLARPSRRVLAGLIAVDVVIIAGGIAAVVTAGTLSWGLFAVASAAYAVLVYGLLVALPRSASAEGDRVRAVFGTLRNITVVLWTLYPVVWVLAPTGLGLLTASTEMLVFVYLDIVSKVGFVVVAVAGADAFDGLGAESGSGGLGAPGGALDGDEPAASLGDD, via the coding sequence ATGCTGGTCGACACGACGATATGGGCGTGGCTCGGCGTCCTCGCGATGGGGGCCGGGACGATCCCGCCGCTGTGGAACTGGTTTACCGGGTCGTCGTCGGGCGAGTCGCACGCGCGGTACTACGCCACGCTCGCCGGCGTCACCGGGGTCGCGGCGCTCGCGTACCTCGCGATGGCGCTCGGGTTCGGCACGGTGGCGACGCCGGGCGGCGACCTCCCGGTCGCCCGCTACCTCGACTGGCTGATCACGACCCCGCTGCTGCTCCTCTACCTCGGCCTGCTCGCGCGTCCGTCGCGGCGCGTTCTCGCCGGGTTGATCGCGGTCGACGTGGTGATCATCGCCGGCGGGATCGCCGCGGTCGTCACGGCGGGAACGCTCTCGTGGGGTCTGTTCGCCGTCGCGTCGGCGGCGTACGCGGTGCTCGTTTACGGCCTGCTCGTGGCGCTTCCGCGGTCGGCGTCGGCCGAGGGGGACCGCGTTCGCGCCGTCTTCGGGACCCTCCGGAACATCACGGTCGTCCTCTGGACGCTGTACCCGGTCGTCTGGGTGCTCGCGCCCACCGGGCTCGGGCTCCTGACGGCCTCCACGGAGATGCTGGTGTTCGTCTACCTCGACATCGTCTCGAAGGTCGGCTTCGTCGTCGTCGCGGTCGCGGGCGCGGACGCGTTCGACGGCCTCGGCGCGGAGAGCGGCTCGGGCGGCCTCGGTGCGCCCGGCGGCGCGCTCGACGGCGACGAGCCCGCCGCGTCGCTCGGCGACGACTGA